A window from Bufo gargarizans isolate SCDJY-AF-19 unplaced genomic scaffold, ASM1485885v1 original_scaffold_1495_pilon, whole genome shotgun sequence encodes these proteins:
- the LOC122923352 gene encoding CAD protein-like isoform X1 — MAVQAELLLEDGTRFTGRMFGAEVPVSGEVVFQTGMVGYPEALTDPSYKSQILVLTYPLVGNYGVPQDELDEFGLSKWFESGRIHAAGLIVGECSENPSHWSCAKSLNQWLQEQGIPGLQGVDTRALTKKIREKGTMLGKLVPQGTDEKQVPYDDPGKRNLVQEVSLKEPRVFNPGGDVKIAALDCGLKYNQIRCLCQRGAEVTVLPWDSPIDSAEYDGLFLSNGPGDPVYCQQSVLHIHRYMEGENPKPLFGICLGHQILSLVIGAKTYKMKYGNRGHNQPCIHAASQRCFITSQNHGYAVDPHTLPDGWSPLFTNANDHTNEGIIHNSKPFFSVQFHPEHRAGPMDLVCLFDVFLDTVRDMKAGKTELRTVKERLDHVLTYKDSPNVSDLQSGRPRKVLILGSGGLSIGQAGEFDYSGSQAIKALKEEKIQTVLINPNIATVQTSKGLADKVYFLPITADYVTQVIKNERPDGVLLTFGGQTALNCGVELTKRGVLEKYNVRVLGTPVSSIEMTEDRKVFVEKMEEIGEHVAPSEAAFSLEQAQAAAERLGYPVLVRSAYALGGLGSGFANSKEEMTSLVCQAFAHTTQVLVDKSLKGWKEIEYEVVRDAYNNCVTVCNMENVDPLGIHTGESIVVAPSQTLNDREYNLLRNTAIKVIQHLGIVGECNIQYALNPESEQYYIIEVNARLSRSSALASKATGYPLAYVAAKLALGIPLPVLRNSVTNSTTANFEPSLDYCVVKAPRWDLSKFLRVSTKIGSSMKSVGEVMSVGRSFEEAFQKALRMVDENCVGFDHTVKSASDEELATPTDKRIFVLAAALRAGYTIERLYELTKIDRWFLHKMKNITDHVNALEACRDENAMPRSLLHRAKQLGFSDKQIAQAVQSTELAVRKVRQEWQILPQVKQIDTVAAEWPAQTNYLYLTYNGIEHDLDFQEPHVMVLGSGVYRIGSSVEFDWCAVGCIQELRKMGFKTIMVNYNPETVSTDYDMCDRLYFDEISFEVVMDIYELENPEGIILSMGGQLPNNIAMSLHRQQCRVLGTSPEAIDSAENRFKFSRLLDTIGISQPQWKELSDTQCALQFCNAVGYPCVVRPSYVLSGAAMNVAYSDDDLEKFLTSAVAVSKEYPVVISKFIQEAKEIDVDAVACDGVVVAVAISEHVENAGVHSGDATLVTPPQDITPKTLERIKAIVHAVGLELQVTGPFNLQLIAKDDQLRVIECNVRVSRSFPFVSKTLGEDLVALATQVIMGEEVEPLGLMAGTGIVGLKVPQFSFSRLAGADVVLGVEMTSTGEVACFGENRYEAYLKAMLSTGFKIPQNNILLTIGSYKNKSELLPTVRTLESLGYSLYASVGTADFYTEHGIKVKAMDWPFEETDNDGALKEKQRSIMDHLSENHFDLVINLSMRNSGGRRLSSFVTRGYRTRRLAVDYSVPLIIDIKCTKLFVEALRQIRVAPPVKTHVDCMTSQKLIRLPGLIDVHVHLREPGATHKEDFSSGTAAALAGGVTMVCAMPNTNPAITDAATFSLAQKLAEAGARCDFALFLGACSENAGSLTPIASSAAGLKMYLNDTYSQLKMDNVSLWMEHFEKWPAHLPIVAHAENQTVAAILMVAQLYKRSVHICHVAKKEEILIIKAAKQRGIQVTCEVAPHHLFLCLDDLERLGQKRGQVRPMLGTREDLQALWDNLDIIDCFATDHAPHSVEEKEGPNPPPGYPGLETMLPLLLTAVSDGRLTIDDIIKRLYENPRKIFSLPVQENTYIEVDLEQEWTVPQSMQFTKSKWTPFEGMELKGAIRRVVLRGEVAYIDGQVLVPAGYGQDVRKWTPPLVAASQPAPPKEMVKTPERHRHVTMQSETIRSRAPSPRRAGPAGDARFHMPPRIHRSSDPGLQVLRRTSSSLHRGGSARSAADEQRERVAKKPPEADLSTIQDGYPHPPPIPRLMSPQNMPIQTVPHVQTSPLLHPFIGQHILSVKQFSKDQMSHLFNVAHTLRMLVQKERSLDILKGKVMAAMFFEASTRTSSSFAAAMHRLGGSVLSFSETTSSSQKGESLADSVQTMSCYADLLVVRHPEPGAVELAAKHCRKPVINAGDGVGEHPTQALLDIFTIREELGTVNGMTITMVGDLKHGRTVHSLACLLTQYRINLRYVTPRSLRMPSKIVHFVASKGIKQEEFGSIEEALPDTDVLYMTRIQKERFESKEEYDNCFGQFILTPHIMTRAKKKMVVMHPMPRVNEISLEVDSDPRAAYFRQAENGMYVRMALLATVLGKY; from the exons AGTATGACGGCCTCTTCCTCAGTAATGGCCCCGGGGACCCCGTGTACTGCCAGCAGTCCGTGCTCCACATCCACCGCTACATGGAGGGCGAGAACCCAAAACCCCTGTTTGGAATTTGCCTGGGGCACCAGATCCTCTCCCTGGTGATCGGCGCCAAGACCTACAAGATGAA ATACGGAAATCGCGGTCACAACCAGCCGTGTATCCACGCGGCGTCCCAGCGCTGCTTCATCACTTCCCAGAACCATGGCTACGCTGTGGACCCCCACACTCTCCCAGACGGGTGGTCTCCGCTCTTCACCAACGCCAATGACCACACCAATGAGGGAATCATTCATAACTCCAAGCCGTTTTTCAG CGTGCAGTTCCACCCGGAGCACCGCGCCGGCCCCATGGACCTCGTCTGTCTCTTCGATGTCTTCCTGGACACCGTACGTGACATGAAAGCTGGGAAGACGGAGCTGCGCACAG TGAAGGAACGTCTCGATCACGTCCTGACCTACAAGGACTCCCCGAACGTGAGTGACCTGCAGAGCGGCCGCCCCCGGAAGGTGCTCATCCTGGGCTCCGGGGGGCTGTCCATCGGCCAGGCCGGAGAGTTTGACTACTCGGGCTCTCAG GCCATTAAAGCTTTGAAGGAGGAGAAAATTCAGACCGTGCTCATTAACCCCAACATTGCCACAGTGCAGACCTCCAAGGGGCTGGCCGACAAGGTCTACTTCCTGCCCATCACAGCGGACTACGTGACTCAG GTGATTAAGAATGAGCGGCCAGACGGCGTCCTGCTAACGTTTGGTGGTCAGACGGCTCTGAACTGCGGCGTGGAGCTGACCAAGCGCGGCGTACTGGAGAAGTACAACGTCCGGGTGCTCGGGACCCCtgtcagctccatagaaatgaccGAGGACCGGAAGGTGTTTGTGGAGAAGATGGAGGAGATTGGCGAGCACGTCGCTCCAAGTGAAGCCGCCTTCTCTCTAGAACAG GCACAGGCAGCCGCTGAACGGCTCGGGTATCCAGTTCTGGTGCGCTCGGCCTACGCATTGGGCGGGTTGGGATCCGGATTTGCCAACTCGAAGGAGGAGATGACGTCGTTGGTGTGCCAGGCGTTTGCCCACACCACCCAGGTGCTGGTGGATAAATCCCTGAAGGGCTGGAAGGAGATAGAGTACGAGGTGGTGCGGGACGCCTACAACAACTGCGTGACG GTGTGTAACATGGAGAACGTGGACCCACTGGGCATTCACACCGGCGAGTCCATCGTGGTGGCCCCCAGCCAGACCCTGAACGACCGCGAGTACAACCTGCTGCGGAACACCGCCATAAAGGTGATCCAGCACCTGGGGATTGTGGGGGAGTGTAACATCCAGTATGCGCTAAACCCCGAATCTGAGCAG tattacatCATCGAGGTGAATGCTCGCCTCTCCCGCAGCTCTGCCCTGGCGAGTAAGGCGACTGGTTACCCCCTGGCATACGTGGCAGCAAAGCTGGCTCTGGGCATCCCACTGCCTGTCCTCAG GAACTCTGTCACCAATTCCACGACCGCCAACTTCGAGCCCAGCCTGGACTACTGCGTGGTGAAGGCGCCGCGCTGGGACCTCAGCAAGTTCCTGCGGGTCAGCACCAAGATCGGCAGCTCCATGAAGAGCGTGG GTGAAGTGATGTCGGTGGGGCGGAGCTTTGAGGAGGCGTTCCAGAAGGCGTTGCGCATGGTGGACGAGAACTGCGTGGGGTTCGATCACACAGTGAAGTCTGCATCTGATGAG GAACTGGCCACTCCCACCGATAAGCGGATCTTTGTGCTGGCGGCCGCCCTGCGCGCTGGTTACACCATTGAGCGGCTGTACGAGCTGACCAAGATCGATCGCTGGTTCCTGCACAAGATGAAGAACATCACCGACCACGTGAACGCGCTGGAGGCATGCCGGGACGAGAATGCCATGCCGCGTAGTCTCCTGCACCGCGCAAAACAGCTGGGCTTCTCCGACAAGCAGATCGCACAGGCCGTGCAGAG CACGGAGCTGGCCGTCCGGAAGGTGAGGCAGGAATGGCAGATTCTGCCGCAGGTGAAGCAGATCGACACGGTGGCTGCAGAGTGGCCAGCGCAGACCAATTACCTGTACCTGACCTACAACGGCATCGAGCATGACCTGGACTTCCAGGAGCCCCACGTCATGGTGCTAGGATCCGGCGTCTACCGCATCGGCAGCAGCGTGGAGTTTGACTGGTGTGCGGTGGGTTGCATCCAGGAACTGCGCAAG ATGGGCTTTAAGACTATCATGGTGAACTACAACCCGGAGACTGTGAGCACCGACTACGACATGTGCGACCGCCTGTATTTCGATGAGATTTCCTTTGAG GTGGTGATGGACATCTATGAGCTGGAGAACCCGGAGGGGATTATCCTGTCCATGGGGGGGCAGCTCCCTAATAACATCGCCATGTCCCTGCACCGTCAGCAGTGCCGTGTCCTGGGCACTTCCCCCGAGGCCATCGACTCTGCTGAGAACCGCTTCAAGTTCTCTCGCCTGCTGGACACGATCGGGATCAGTCAGCCGCAGTGGAAGGAGCTCTCAGACACACAG TGTGCGCTTCAGTTCTGTAACGCGGTTGGTTACCCCTGCGTTGTGCGGCCATCGTACGTTTTGAGCGGCGCTGCCATGAATGTGGCCTATTCTGATGATGATCTGGAGAAGTTCCTCACCAGTGCTGTGGCCGTGTCTAAGGAGTATCCGGTGGTCATCTCCAAGTTCATCCAGGAAGCCAAG GAGATCGACGTTGACGCGGTGGCATGTGACGGGGTGGTGGTCGCTGTGGCCATTTCTGAGCACGTGGAGAATGCGGGGGTGCACTCTGGAGATGCCACGCTGGTCACCCCTCCTCAGGATATCACCCCCAAAACTCTGGAGAGGATTAAGGCCATCGTCCATGCGGTGGGGCTGGAGCTCCAGGTGACAGGGCCCTTTAACCTCCAGCTGATCGCAAAG GACGATCAGCTGAGGGTGATTGAGTGTAATGTCCGAGTCTCCCGCTCCTTTCCCTTTGTCTCTAAGACGCTTGGGGAGGATCTGGTGGCCCTGGCCACGCAAGTCATTATGGGGGAAGAGGTGGAGCCACTCGGGCTTATGGCAGGCACAGGAATTGTTGGATTAAAG GTGCCGCAGTTCTCCTTCTCTCGTCTGGCTGGAGCAGACGTGGTTCTCGGGGTGGAGATGACCAGCACCGGGGAGGTGGCTTGCTTTGGGGAGAACCGCTATGAGGCGTATCTGAAGGCCATGCTGAGCACCGGCTTCAAGATCCCTCAGAACAACATCCTACTGACCATCGGGAGCTACAAG AATAAGAGTGAGCTTCTGCCCACGGTGCGGACATTGGAGAGCCTGGGATACAGTCTGTATGCCAGCGTGGGTACAGCGGACTTCTACACAGAGCATGGCATCAAG GTGAAAGCCATGGATTGGCCATTTGAGGAAACGGACAACGATGGGGCCCTGAAGGAGAAGCAGCGGAGCATCATGGACCATCTGTCTGAGAACCACTTTGACCTTGTCATCAACCTCTCCATGAGGAACTCTGGGGGGCGCAGACTGTCCTCCTTTGTGACACGTGGTTACCGTACCCGCCGATTGGCCGTGGACTACTCGGTGCCCCTTATCATTGATATCAAGTGCACCAAACTGTTTGTGGAG GCTCTCAGGCAGATCAGAGTGGCGCCTCCAGTGAAGACCCATGTGGACTGTATGACCTCCCAGAAACTCATCCGCCTACCAG GTCTGATTGACGTCCACGTGCATCTGCGGGAGCCAGGCGCCACACACAAGGAAGACTTCTCGTCTGGAACGGCGGCAGCGCTGGCTGGTGGTGTGACCATGGTGTGCGCCATGCCCAATACCAACCCTGCCATCACAGACGCAGCCACATTCTCATTGGCGCAGAAG TTGGCGGAGGCTGGCGCCCGCTGTGACTTTGCCCTGTTCCTTGGAGCGTGTTCAGAGAACGCAGGTTCCCTCACCCCCATCGCCAGCTCAGCGGCTGGACTGAAGATGTACCTGAACGACACCTACTCCCAGCTGAAGATGGACAACGTGTCCCTGTGGATGGAG CACTTTGAGAAGTGGCCCGCTCACTTGCCCATCGTGGCTCATGCTGAGAACCAGACGGTTGCCGCCATCTTGATGGTGGCGCAGTTGTACAAGCGATCGGTGCACATCTGCCATGTGgccaagaaggaggag ATTCTCATCATCAAGGCGGCCAAGCAGCGGGGGATACAGGTGACTTGCGAGGTGGCCCCCCATCATCTCTTCCTGTGTCTGGATGACCTGGAGCGGCTGGGTCAGAAGCGAGGCCAGGTGCGCCCCATGCTGGGCACCAGAGAAGACCTGCAGGCACTGTGGGACAACCTGGACATTATTGACTGCTTCGCCACAGATCACG CCCCTCATTCTGTGGAGGAAAAGGAAGGTCCTAATCCTCCTCCTGGATACCCGGGCCTGGAGACCATGCTGCCCCTTCTGCTTACTGCAGTCAGTGATGGGCGACTGACTATCGATGACATCATCAAACGGCTGTACGAGAACCCCCGAAAAATCTTCTCCCTCCCAGTCCAAGAGAACACATACATAGAG GTGGATCTGGAGCAGGAGTGGACCGTCCCGCAGTCCATGCAGTTCACCAAGTCGAAGTGGACTCCGTTTGAAGGGATGGAGCTGAAGGGTGCGATACGCAGGGTGGTTCTCCGAGGGGAAGTCGCCTACATAGACGGCCAG GTTCTAGTGCCGGCCGGTTATGGTCAGGATGTCAGGAAATGGACTCCACCGCTGGTCGCAGCCTCGCAGCCGGCGCCCCCTAAAGAGATGGTGAAG ACTCCAGAGCGTCACCGTCATGTCACCATGCAGAGCGAGACCATCCGCAGCCGCGCTCCCAGCCCCCGCAGAGCCGGCCCCGCCGGAGACGCCCGCTTCCATATGCCCCCCAGAATCCATCGCTCCTCTGATCCCGGGTTACAAG TGCTCAGGAGGACATCCTCATCTCTGCATCGGGGCGGCAGCGCCAGGAGCG CAGCTGACGAGCAGAGGGAGCGAGTGGCCAAGAAGCCTCCAGAAGCAG ATCTCTCCACCATCCAGGACGGTTACCCCCACCCGCCCCCGATCCCTCGCCTCATGTCCCCCCAGAACATGCCCATACAGACTGTCCCCCACGTGCAGACCTCCCCGCTGCTGCACCCCTTCATAGGACAGCACATCCTGTCCGTCAAGCAGTTCAGCAAGGATCAG ATGTCGCACCTCTTTAATGTGGCGCACACGCTGCGGATGCTGGTGCAGAAGGAGCGCAGTTTGGACATTCTCAAG GGTAAAGTAATGGCCGCCATGTTTTTCGAGGCGAGCACACGGACCAGCAGCTCCTTTGCGGCAGCCATGCATCGCCTGGGCGGCTCTGTGCTCTCGTTTTCGGAGACTACGTCGTCCTCTCAGAAGGGGGAGTCGCTGGCGGACTCTGTTCAGACCATGAGCTGTTACGCGGATCTGCTGGTGGTGAGACATCCAGAGCCAGGCGCTGTGGAG CTTGCCGCTAAGCACTGCCGTAAACCAGTGATCAATGCGGGAGACGGGGTGGGAGAGCATCCAACACAAGCCCTGCTGGATATCTTCACCATccgggaggagctgggcaccgtCAACGGGATGACG ATCACCATGGTCGGAGATCTGAAGCATGGCCGCACAGTCCACTCTCTCGCCTGCCTCCTGACCCAATACCGCATCAATCTGAGATACGTGACGCCGCGCAGCCTGCGCATGCCCTCCAAGATCGTCCACTTTGTGGCTTCCAAGGGAATCAAGCAG GAGGAGTTCGGCAGCATTGAGGAGGCGCTCCCGGACACAGACGTGCTCTACATGACCCGGATACAGAAGGAGAGGTTCGAGAGCAAGGAGGAGTATGACAAT TGTTTTGGACAGTTCATCCTCACCCCACACATCATGACCCGTGCCAAGAAGAAGATGGTGGTGATGCACCCGATGCCACGTGTCAATGAGATCAG TCTTGAAGTGGACTCGGACCCTCGGGCAGCGTACTTCCGCCAGGCCGAGAACGGGATGTACGTGCGGATGGCGCTGCTGGCCACAGTCCTGGGAAAGTACTGA